One genomic segment of Methanolacinia paynteri includes these proteins:
- a CDS encoding DUF5658 family protein: MNIYCSILTILTAVFAGLLVIDVFTTTLVLNMGGTELNPLMAGIANQPWLHILIKTLFAIFVVILACRAEHLKQHSGAVILIAACSMFLVVAVHNIRVVFFAFLG, translated from the coding sequence GTGAACATCTACTGCTCAATTCTTACGATTCTTACTGCCGTCTTCGCCGGACTTCTTGTAATCGATGTATTTACGACGACACTCGTTCTGAACATGGGAGGGACCGAACTCAATCCACTGATGGCCGGGATCGCGAATCAGCCGTGGCTTCATATCCTGATAAAAACACTGTTCGCAATATTTGTCGTAATTCTCGCCTGCCGGGCCGAGCACTTAAAGCAGCATTCCGGTGCCGTGATCCTGATCGCCGCATGCTCTATGTTTCTTGTGGTCGCAGTCCACAACATCCGTGTCGTGTTCTTCGCTTTTCTGGGGTAA
- a CDS encoding V4R domain-containing protein, with the protein MKATEQTEEKADALIFLKNGRTIVVDSPVRIEILRMVMTGEQRFDDIVRRIGRAKSTVSVHLRDMIDDGILAERTDENDARRKFLYLDARYLGTIAAPGCSMPAGWEEQPVLGDSVRPASVFRLIFNTIRTSLLQSGVNIEPVLFSAGIRAGNEVAEIVSDSSNEEFLKKLSDFFRSNELGKITIEEGSPLVITVTDCYECQDLPKIGRPACSFDCGLLTAVFNRQTGDEVDVTETHCYAAGDPFCRFVIKRKEEAITEN; encoded by the coding sequence ATGAAAGCGACGGAGCAGACTGAAGAAAAAGCGGATGCCCTCATATTCCTGAAAAACGGCCGGACGATCGTTGTAGACAGCCCCGTACGCATTGAGATACTCCGCATGGTGATGACAGGAGAGCAGAGATTCGACGATATAGTCCGGAGGATCGGACGCGCCAAATCGACGGTCTCCGTCCATCTCCGCGATATGATAGATGACGGAATTCTGGCCGAAAGAACGGATGAAAACGATGCAAGACGGAAATTCCTGTACCTCGACGCACGGTATCTCGGGACTATTGCGGCCCCCGGATGTTCTATGCCGGCCGGCTGGGAAGAACAACCGGTTCTCGGGGATTCTGTCAGGCCGGCTTCGGTGTTCAGGTTGATATTCAATACTATACGGACGAGCCTCCTCCAAAGCGGTGTCAACATCGAGCCGGTTCTCTTCAGCGCCGGCATCAGGGCGGGAAACGAGGTCGCGGAGATAGTATCTGACAGTTCGAACGAGGAGTTCCTGAAGAAACTTTCAGATTTCTTCCGGTCAAACGAGCTCGGAAAGATCACGATAGAAGAGGGCAGCCCGCTTGTAATTACGGTCACTGACTGCTACGAATGCCAGGATCTCCCGAAGATCGGAAGACCGGCATGCTCTTTCGACTGCGGACTCTTAACTGCGGTCTTCAACCGGCAGACTGGAGACGAAGTCGATGTCACTGAGACGCACTGCTATGCCGCAGGAGACCCCTTCTGCCGGTTTGTAATAAAAAGAAAAGAAGAAGCTATTACAGAGAACTGA
- a CDS encoding bifunctional N(6)-L-threonylcarbamoyladenine synthase/serine/threonine protein kinase, translating into MPENGQILGIEGTAWNLSAAIFGDDLVSLFSKPYSPPHGGIHPREAAQHHASVMKEVISAAIEGQDLSKISGVAFSQGPGLGPCLRTVGTAARSLALALDVPLIGVNHCVAHVEIGRWQCGCDDPIVLYASGANTQVLGFLKSRYRIFGETLDIGIGNAIDKFARSRDLPHPGGPLVEKLALEGEPVELPYTVKGMDLAFSGLMSAAKDCNAPLEDICAGFQETAFAMCVEVTERALAHAGKDEVLLVGGVGANSRLQEMLRCMCEERGAEFFVPERKFIGDNGAMIALTGKIMLEAGQTVTIPESAVNPGYRSDDVVVKWRNDTGDLPYAKANLLENGQARGAEAVVTESGGDVVKRRLSKKYRNPSLDARLIAERTRAEARLISQARRYGVPTPLIRDVTADSIVMERIDGPMLKLDLTRDHVHDAGRIVGRLHTAGIIHGDLTTSNFIVRDGRCVLIDFGLSYISSEIESRGVDLHVFFQTLESTAPDHSDLRKAFCEGYAETFEESKDVFERVEEIRLRGRYLH; encoded by the coding sequence ATGCCTGAAAACGGGCAAATCCTGGGGATTGAGGGAACAGCGTGGAACCTCAGTGCCGCTATTTTCGGAGATGATCTAGTATCTCTCTTTTCAAAACCGTATAGCCCGCCGCATGGAGGAATTCACCCGCGCGAGGCTGCCCAGCATCATGCATCTGTGATGAAGGAGGTTATATCGGCTGCAATCGAAGGACAGGACTTATCGAAGATCTCGGGTGTTGCATTCTCGCAGGGGCCGGGTCTCGGGCCATGCCTCCGTACGGTCGGGACTGCAGCCCGTTCGCTTGCACTTGCACTCGATGTTCCTCTCATCGGGGTCAACCACTGCGTCGCCCATGTCGAGATCGGGAGGTGGCAGTGCGGGTGCGATGATCCGATCGTCCTATACGCAAGCGGAGCGAATACACAGGTTCTCGGGTTCCTGAAGTCCCGGTACAGGATATTCGGCGAAACGCTGGACATAGGGATAGGGAATGCGATAGACAAGTTCGCAAGGAGCAGGGATCTTCCCCATCCAGGCGGACCTCTTGTGGAAAAACTCGCTCTCGAAGGCGAGCCGGTTGAACTCCCGTACACGGTCAAGGGGATGGATCTCGCTTTCTCGGGGCTGATGTCGGCGGCAAAAGACTGCAACGCACCTCTTGAGGACATCTGCGCCGGGTTCCAGGAGACCGCTTTTGCGATGTGCGTCGAGGTTACGGAGAGGGCTCTCGCCCATGCAGGGAAGGACGAGGTTCTTCTTGTCGGTGGAGTTGGTGCGAACTCCCGCCTGCAGGAGATGCTCAGGTGCATGTGCGAGGAGCGTGGAGCGGAGTTCTTCGTTCCCGAAAGGAAGTTCATCGGAGACAACGGTGCGATGATCGCTCTTACGGGAAAGATCATGCTCGAAGCAGGTCAGACCGTAACTATTCCCGAATCGGCTGTGAATCCCGGCTATCGTTCGGACGATGTTGTCGTGAAATGGCGGAATGACACGGGCGACCTCCCTTACGCAAAGGCCAACCTCCTCGAAAACGGGCAGGCGAGGGGGGCGGAAGCTGTTGTGACAGAGTCCGGGGGAGATGTAGTCAAACGGCGTCTCTCCAAGAAATACCGGAACCCTTCGCTTGACGCCCGGCTGATCGCAGAAAGAACGAGGGCAGAAGCGAGGCTGATATCGCAGGCGAGAAGATACGGCGTCCCTACACCGCTGATAAGGGATGTCACCGCCGATTCGATAGTCATGGAAAGGATCGACGGACCGATGCTCAAGCTCGACCTGACCCGGGATCACGTCCATGACGCAGGCCGGATCGTCGGAAGGCTTCATACTGCAGGAATCATCCATGGCGATCTCACTACTTCGAACTTCATCGTCCGGGACGGAAGATGCGTCCTGATCGACTTCGGGCTTTCATATATCTCATCGGAGATCGAGTCGCGGGGAGTCGATCTCCATGTCTTCTTCCAGACTCTCGAAAGCACGGCCCCGGATCACTCCGATCTGAGGAAGGCCTTCTGCGAGGGGTATGCGGAGACTTTCGAAGAGTCAAAGGATGTCTTTGAAAGAGTCGAGGAGATCCGGCTGAGGGGTCGGTATCTTCACTAA
- a CDS encoding FprA family A-type flavoprotein, translating to MKVTELAKGVYWVGAIDWNLRDYHGYTLPGTTYNAYLVVGEKVALIDTTYPGFEGQMLDHVASIIDPMKIDYVIANHVEMDHSGGLPRIAKMLPGVPIYCTQAGVEGFNRHYDTDGWNFHVIKSGETLDLGGKTLVFLEAPMLHWPDSMFTYLAEDEILFPNDAFGQHIASSERFDDELGTEEAMEHAQKFFANLIIPLAPKVLKKLGEVTDLKIGIKMVAPSHGVIWRENAMGIITAYANWSNGVSKDKVTIVYDTMHGSTTRMATAIAEGVIEGGCEAKVCMLKDGRYEGTHRSDVVKEILDSKAVIVGTPTLQDEPLPTVAGFMSYLRGLRPGRLTQKKKGFTFGSHGGSGGAVRIVEDDMKKAGIEIFREPIEVYYRPDKDEIELCRRAGKEIAEAVKNS from the coding sequence ATGAAAGTGACTGAACTTGCAAAAGGAGTGTACTGGGTTGGAGCAATAGACTGGAATCTTCGCGATTACCACGGCTACACCCTTCCCGGAACGACATACAACGCCTATCTCGTAGTCGGAGAAAAGGTTGCATTGATCGATACGACATACCCGGGCTTCGAAGGCCAGATGCTCGATCATGTGGCGTCGATAATCGACCCGATGAAGATCGATTATGTGATCGCAAACCACGTCGAGATGGATCATTCAGGAGGTCTCCCCAGGATCGCAAAGATGCTCCCCGGAGTGCCCATCTACTGTACACAGGCGGGAGTCGAGGGATTCAACCGCCATTACGACACCGACGGCTGGAATTTCCACGTGATTAAAAGCGGTGAGACTCTCGATCTCGGCGGAAAGACACTTGTCTTCCTCGAGGCCCCGATGCTTCACTGGCCCGACTCGATGTTTACGTATCTTGCAGAAGATGAGATCCTCTTCCCCAATGACGCGTTCGGCCAGCATATCGCATCTTCCGAGCGTTTCGACGACGAACTCGGCACAGAAGAAGCGATGGAGCATGCGCAGAAGTTCTTCGCAAACCTCATTATCCCGCTCGCCCCGAAGGTCTTAAAGAAACTCGGCGAAGTCACCGACCTGAAGATCGGTATTAAGATGGTTGCACCGAGCCACGGAGTGATCTGGAGGGAGAATGCAATGGGAATCATTACCGCATACGCCAACTGGTCCAACGGAGTGTCAAAGGACAAAGTAACGATTGTCTACGATACAATGCATGGATCGACCACAAGAATGGCGACGGCTATCGCAGAGGGAGTTATCGAGGGCGGTTGCGAGGCGAAAGTCTGCATGCTCAAGGACGGAAGATACGAAGGCACCCACAGATCCGATGTTGTAAAGGAGATCCTTGATTCAAAGGCGGTAATCGTAGGAACGCCGACCCTCCAGGACGAGCCGCTTCCTACCGTTGCCGGGTTCATGAGCTATCTCCGCGGCCTCCGTCCCGGGCGGCTTACACAGAAGAAGAAGGGATTTACGTTCGGTTCCCACGGCGGCTCCGGCGGTGCGGTCCGGATAGTCGAGGACGACATGAAAAAGGCCGGAATAGAGATCTTCAGGGAGCCTATCGAGGTTTACTACAGGCCTGACAAGGATGAGATCGAACTGTGCCGCAGGGCCGGAAAGGAGATTGCCGAGGCCGTGAAGAACAGCTGA
- a CDS encoding GNAT family N-acetyltransferase, with protein sequence MTEYNLEPIREDDGHEIIDIFNYYIENSFAAFPEQKVPYEFFGMLAGMAGELPAVAARDGDGRILGFGMLRHHNPMPAFSHTAEVTYFLKPGMTGKGIGGSILRYLEDEGAEKGITRLLACIASPNEGSIRFHEKHGFTHCGKFSEVARKNGILFDTVWMEKGI encoded by the coding sequence ATGACAGAATACAATCTCGAACCGATACGGGAAGATGACGGACACGAAATTATCGACATCTTCAATTACTATATCGAAAACAGCTTTGCGGCATTTCCCGAACAGAAAGTTCCCTATGAGTTCTTTGGTATGCTTGCAGGTATGGCAGGCGAACTGCCTGCAGTTGCCGCGAGAGACGGGGACGGAAGAATCCTCGGCTTTGGAATGCTGAGACATCACAACCCTATGCCGGCCTTTTCTCACACGGCAGAGGTTACGTACTTTTTAAAACCCGGGATGACGGGAAAAGGGATCGGCGGCTCGATCCTCAGATACCTGGAGGACGAAGGAGCTGAAAAAGGGATCACACGACTCCTGGCATGCATCGCATCCCCGAACGAGGGAAGTATAAGATTCCACGAGAAGCACGGGTTTACCCATTGCGGAAAATTTTCGGAGGTCGCAAGAAAAAACGGGATCTTATTTGATACCGTCTGGATGGAGAAAGGAATTTAA
- a CDS encoding MarR family winged helix-turn-helix transcriptional regulator codes for MLYQNDTEPGRDGRIPEVLDLFTVIFNRAAAVEREPVDVGHGVLLYSSEVHLIDLAGRFPEENISELAKRLGVTKGAVSQTAIRLEKKGYLERIIAENDRRNVSIRLTTRGEEAFEWHQRYHKAVNGMVAEELAKLDEKEIDNLKKVLTAVGYMLESCPEVRKNLSENP; via the coding sequence ATGCTATACCAAAATGATACAGAACCAGGACGGGACGGGAGGATTCCGGAGGTCCTCGACCTTTTTACTGTTATCTTCAACAGGGCGGCGGCTGTAGAGAGAGAACCAGTCGATGTCGGCCACGGTGTTCTCCTCTACTCCTCCGAAGTTCACCTGATAGATCTTGCAGGCCGCTTTCCCGAAGAGAACATCTCAGAACTGGCAAAGAGACTCGGGGTGACAAAAGGGGCGGTATCGCAGACCGCCATAAGGCTTGAGAAGAAGGGATATCTCGAACGGATAATTGCTGAAAACGACAGGAGAAACGTCTCAATCCGGCTGACGACCCGCGGCGAGGAAGCCTTCGAATGGCATCAAAGATACCACAAGGCAGTAAACGGAATGGTTGCAGAAGAGCTGGCAAAACTTGATGAGAAAGAGATCGACAATCTGAAAAAAGTCCTGACGGCTGTCGGGTACATGCTCGAATCCTGCCCGGAAGTAAGGAAGAATCTTTCAGAAAACCCCTGA